A genomic window from Patescibacteria group bacterium includes:
- a CDS encoding class I SAM-dependent methyltransferase: MKKTSFKSTTVKAYDIISKIFKKERTPNFWLDEFKILMGLMEANSLKITGSKFLDLGCGTGNDAHLALDRGMKYVGVDLSKGMLDLARKMVKGAKFLEMDVTNLKFEDNEFDIVWASAVLLHLNSLDLNKALKEIRRVLKPDHFAFISMEKRQEGDRPKSMRRSIKEGKLVKRFFALYTESEFGNILEKAGFNVVETSFKIEPSGQKEWLGFFVRN; encoded by the coding sequence ATGAAGAAAACTTCTTTCAAATCTACAACAGTAAAGGCTTACGACATAATTTCGAAGATTTTTAAAAAAGAAAGAACTCCAAATTTCTGGTTGGATGAGTTTAAGATTCTCATGGGGTTAATGGAAGCGAATAGTTTGAAAATAACTGGAAGTAAATTTTTAGACTTGGGTTGTGGCACAGGGAATGATGCCCATTTAGCGCTAGATAGAGGAATGAAATATGTTGGTGTGGATTTATCAAAGGGAATGCTTGATCTTGCTAGAAAAATGGTGAAAGGAGCGAAATTTCTTGAAATGGACGTTACCAATCTTAAGTTCGAAGATAATGAATTTGATATTGTCTGGGCCTCTGCAGTTTTACTCCATTTGAACTCTCTAGATTTAAACAAAGCTTTAAAAGAAATAAGGCGGGTATTGAAACCTGACCATTTTGCTTTTATTTCAATGGAAAAACGTCAGGAAGGAGATAGGCCGAAATCAATGAGGAGATCAATAAAAGAAGGGAAGTTAGTTAAAAGATTCTTCGCTTTGTACACGGAGTCAGAGTTTGGAAATATATTAGAGAAAGCAGGTTTTAATGTCGTGGAGACTAGTTTTAAAATTGAACCCAGTGGCCAAAAAGAGTGGCTAGGTTTCTTCGTAAGGAACTAA
- a CDS encoding glycosyltransferase, whose translation MRVALVYDRVNKIGGAERVLETLHQIWPEAPLYTAVFYPQTASWSKKFRVIPSFLNKFPLARKRHEAYPYLMPLAFESFDFSEYDLVISVTSEAAKGIITQPQTFHLCYCLTPTRYLWSGYDDYFQNNFFRFLAKPMVAYLRYWDKFACQRPDFYLAISQNVQKRIKKYYQKDSAILYPPLDIEKWSLGEEKVGDYFLVVARLVGYKKVDLAVKAFNQLGLPLKIIGTGSQMGRLKRMAGKNIEFLGQLTDKELLGYYQRCQALIFPQEEDFGIVPLEAQACGRPVIAFRGGGALETVIEGKTGLFFNSQTPGSLVRAIKKFEKKRFSSQACRQNAERFSQENFKKEIKEIVEKKWKKQ comes from the coding sequence ATGAGAGTCGCTCTTGTTTATGATCGGGTTAATAAAATTGGGGGAGCGGAAAGAGTTTTGGAAACTCTTCATCAAATTTGGCCTGAAGCTCCGCTTTACACCGCCGTTTTTTATCCTCAAACGGCCTCTTGGTCTAAAAAGTTTAGAGTTATCCCTTCTTTTTTAAATAAATTTCCTTTAGCCAGGAAACGCCATGAAGCTTATCCTTATCTAATGCCTTTGGCTTTTGAATCTTTTGATTTTAGTGAATATGATCTGGTCATCTCGGTGACCAGTGAAGCGGCCAAAGGGATTATTACCCAACCCCAGACTTTTCATCTTTGTTATTGTTTGACCCCAACCCGTTATCTTTGGAGTGGTTATGATGATTATTTTCAAAACAATTTCTTTCGTTTTTTAGCCAAACCAATGGTCGCTTATCTCCGTTACTGGGATAAATTTGCTTGTCAAAGACCTGACTTTTATTTAGCCATTTCTCAAAACGTTCAAAAAAGAATTAAAAAATATTATCAAAAGGATTCAGCAATTCTTTATCCACCCCTTGATATTGAAAAATGGTCTTTAGGTGAGGAAAAGGTTGGTGATTATTTCTTAGTTGTGGCCCGATTAGTTGGTTACAAGAAAGTTGATTTAGCGGTTAAGGCTTTTAATCAATTAGGTTTACCTTTAAAGATTATTGGGACTGGTAGTCAAATGGGTAGATTAAAAAGAATGGCTGGAAAAAACATTGAATTCCTGGGCCAGTTGACAGACAAAGAGCTTTTGGGCTACTATCAAAGGTGTCAAGCGCTGATCTTTCCGCAAGAGGAAGATTTTGGTATTGTACCTTTAGAAGCGCAAGCGTGTGGCAGGCCGGTTATCGCCTTTCGAGGCGGTGGAGCACTGGAAACAGTGATTGAGGGGAAGACCGGCTTGTTTTTTAACTCGCAAACGCCAGGTTCTTTAGTCAGGGCGATTAAGAAATTTGAAAAAAAGAGATTCAGTTCTCAAGCTTGTCGCCAGAACGCGGAGAGATTTAGTCAAGAGAATTTTAAAAAGGAAATTAAAGAGATTGTAGAAAAGAAATGGAAAAAGCAATAG
- a CDS encoding sugar phosphate nucleotidyltransferase: protein MEKAIENLYIVIPAGGVGTRLWPRSRQANPKQFLKLSGGKSITQETVDRLEGFIPYDRIFVVAHDNYKQKLVEQLPKFLPENFISEPERRGTSAAIGLSAMFIRRKNPRGIVHFLVSDDYIKDIARFRRMIEAAAKVADEEKALVVYGVKPAYPATGYGYIKVRKKVKTIGGIPIFEAEKFIEKPDESTAKKFIATGKYFWHCSGFTSRCDLLIAEMEKRWPSGFKLLAKIDQLAGLPADVEEGEIAKIYHQLENIPIEYSILEKADKVMMARQEDSWRDIANWKVIYDISKKDRDGNVIIGTGKKGEFIGFDAKNNLIHFDDQLIAVIGVEDLIIVDTGDAVLICKRDRAEDVKKMVNLLKEKGRQEYL from the coding sequence ATGGAAAAAGCAATAGAAAATCTCTATATTGTTATCCCTGCCGGTGGGGTCGGCACTCGTCTTTGGCCTAGATCGAGACAAGCCAACCCAAAACAGTTTCTCAAACTTTCAGGAGGTAAGAGTATTACTCAGGAAACAGTTGATCGATTAGAGGGCTTCATTCCTTATGATCGGATCTTCGTGGTTGCTCATGATAATTACAAGCAAAAATTAGTTGAACAATTACCCAAGTTTTTACCCGAAAATTTCATTTCCGAACCAGAAAGAAGAGGCACCAGTGCCGCCATTGGTTTGTCAGCCATGTTTATTAGAAGAAAAAATCCCCGGGGAATCGTCCATTTTTTGGTTAGTGATGATTATATTAAAGATATCGCTCGCTTTAGAAGAATGATTGAAGCGGCGGCCAAAGTCGCTGACGAAGAAAAAGCCTTGGTTGTTTATGGGGTCAAGCCAGCTTATCCGGCCACAGGTTATGGTTATATTAAAGTCAGAAAAAAAGTTAAAACAATTGGAGGTATTCCCATTTTTGAAGCCGAAAAATTTATTGAGAAACCCGATGAGAGTACCGCCAAGAAATTTATAGCGACCGGTAAATATTTCTGGCATTGTTCAGGTTTTACCTCTCGGTGTGATCTGCTTATTGCTGAGATGGAGAAGAGATGGCCTTCGGGGTTTAAACTACTGGCTAAAATTGATCAACTCGCCGGTTTACCGGCTGATGTAGAAGAAGGAGAAATCGCTAAAATATATCATCAGCTTGAGAATATCCCAATAGAGTACTCTATCTTAGAAAAAGCTGATAAGGTGATGATGGCCAGACAGGAAGACAGCTGGCGGGATATTGCTAACTGGAAAGTGATTTATGATATTTCTAAAAAAGATAGGGACGGTAATGTTATTATTGGGACTGGTAAAAAAGGCGAATTCATTGGTTTTGACGCTAAGAATAATCTCATTCATTTTGATGACCAGCTTATAGCCGTCATCGGGGTGGAAGATTTGATTATTGTTGATACTGGTGATGCTGTTTTGATTTGCAAGCGGGACCGAGCCGAAGACGTTAAAAAAATGGTTAATTTATTAAAAGAAAAAGGCAGGCAAGAGTATTTATAA